A window of the Lolium perenne isolate Kyuss_39 chromosome 7, Kyuss_2.0, whole genome shotgun sequence genome harbors these coding sequences:
- the LOC127318423 gene encoding peroxidase 57 — translation MALVARTRTVLLVAVLTVLGLATGGVAQLKNGFYTGKCGANDVETIVQGLVKARVARDAAIVAQLLRLQFHECAINGCDAGLLVDGPGTEKTAKPNLSVKGYDLIAAIKTELEKRCPGVVSCSDIEILATRDAVALAGGQRYAVRTGRRDRRRSTATDVKLPKEEDTAAQAASYFGSLGFTELEMVVLLGAHTVGVTHCSKIKKTRLYSYGGKANSTDPSLDPSDVAVYKKFVCPNTASSDNNILYLDTQSSVSRIDNSYYKRLQGRHGVLSVDQNLYANGASTKRHVDNLANNVIDFSSLFPKALIKLSELKVLTGMQGEVRKVCSRFN, via the exons ATGGCCCTAGTAGCGCGCACGAGGACGGTGTTGCTAGTGGCGGTGCTCACTGTGCTGGGGCTAGCCACCGGTGGCGTCGCGCAGCTCAAGAACGGGTTCTACACGGGCAAGTGTGGTGCCAACGACGTGGAGACGATCGTGCAGGGCCTCGTCAAGGCCCGCGTCGCCCGTGACGCCGCGATCGTTGCCCAACTCCTGCGCTTGCAGTTCCACGAGTGCGCCATCAAT GGCTGCGACGCTGGGCTCCTGGTCGATGGCCCCGGGACTGAGAAGACGGCAAAGCCGAACCTGAGCGTGAAGGGCTATGACCTAATCGCGGCTATCAAGACGGAGCTCGAGAAGCGGTGCCCTGGCGTCGTGTCCTGCTCCGACATTGAGATCCTCGCCACAAGGGACGCGGTCGCTCTAGCTGGTGGGCAGAGGTACGCCGTGCGCACCGGGCGAAGAGACAGGCGGCGCTCCACTGCTACCGACGtgaagcttcccaaggaagaggaTACAGCCGCGCAGGCGGCCTCTTACTTCGGCAGCCTCGGTTTCACCGAGCTGGAGATGGTGGTTCTTCTAGGCGCCCATACCGTGGGCGTGACCCACTGCAGCAAGATCAAGAAGACACGTCTCTATAGCTATGGCGGCAAGGCCAACTCGACAGACCCAAGCCTAGACCCAAGCGACGTGGCCGTGTACAAGAAGTTTGTGTGCCCCAACACGGCCTCGTCGGACAACAACATCCTGTACCTGGACACCCAGTCCAGCGTGTCCAGGATAGACAACAGCTACTACAAGAGGCTGCAGGGGCGCCACGGCGTGCTCTCCGTCGACCAGAACCTCTATGCCAATGGTGCCTCCACCAAGAGGCACGTCGACAACCTCGCCAACAACGTCATCGACTTCTCCTCACTCTTCCCGAAGGCGCTCATCAAGCTCAGCGAGCTCAAGGTGCTTACCGGCATGCAGGGTGAGGTGCGGAAGGTCTGCAGCAGGTTCAACTGA